Proteins from a single region of Chaetodon trifascialis isolate fChaTrf1 chromosome 10, fChaTrf1.hap1, whole genome shotgun sequence:
- the LOC139337877 gene encoding DEP domain-containing protein 7-like: MSSIKERAAALNLAEKLCVRPQAHGVASKPVQACSMWSGLISHLRSSVAVKCRRVHLKSHSDCFLGSEAVDVVAEHINRVKGSEGASVSRDKVVCVCQALLDCNVFEAVGTKVFGKDKKQNVFQDSKSALYRFAGVCTPSVEDLERGALVNGIQNLLCSAPSDRQEEQTCPARPHVQTPSPVKFTQTSIKANQLDTSATACLSLEPLVDSLSLSPSRVQTDTVLPQSLVDEVWQEQTLVRLLNLVELPLLEGVLQCCQTPSSPPHLNMPAHSKPDLIYSSNHLDRQILKAFRDFQEDAWLCAALDCLDFLPDQPVVELSRELPHCFLQDQDRCEQAPTGSCSQDGVQPLSSVSTPVNSSDERPRLSQSGLAQAKLLLYRTLTKHYSHTDRPPLLPQHMTDIYTAITDLLVKAKLCTALEALQLSLKLLPPACRDELRRLLTFMALAADSQGIKLDKEMENRLAVKRSFSRAILHNKALSKDKEDLLVVFMLSNIKEIFKIPGALHKGVSDKLAGLVQGKQPDVTGSTFCQQLSSRTYTHSTKNTTKQELWALLNSIHLDTKISAKERKRLLGQFYQAHPEIFNQYFGESAVSVL; this comes from the exons ATGAGCTCCATTAAAGAAAGAGCTGCGGCGCTGAACCTTGCAGAAAAATTGTGTGTGCGTCCTCAGG CACATGGAGTGGCCAGTAAGCCAGTCCAGGCTTGCTCCATGTGGAGTGGCCTCATCTCCCACCTCAGGTCCTCTGTGGCAGTGAAGTGTCGACGAGTCCACCTCAAGTCTCACAGCGACTGCTTCCTCGGCTCAGAGGCTGTCGATGTGGTGGCAGAACACATTAATCGTGTCAAAGGctctgagg GTGCCAGTGTGTCACGGGacaaagtggtgtgtgtgtgccaggctCTGCTGGACTGTAATGTGTTTGAGGCAGTGGGAACCAAAGTGTTTGGCAAAGACAAGAAGCAGAATGTGTTTCAGGACAGTAAGAGTGCTCTCTACAG gtttgcaggtgtgtgtactCCTTCAGTGGAAGACTTGGAAAGAGGTGCACTTGTGAATGGCATCCAAAACCTCCTCTGCAGTGCTCCCTCGGACAG GCAGGAAGAGCAGACCTGTCCCGCCCGGCCACATGTTCAGACGCCCAGCCCTGTCAAATTCACTCAGACGTCCATAAAAGCCAACCAGCTGGACACTTCTGccactgcctgtctgtcattgGAGCCTCTGGTGGACAGTCTGTCTCTGAGTCCCAGCAGAGTGCAGACTGACACTGTCTTACCACAATCAT TGGTCGACGAGGTGTGGCAGGAGCAGACTCTGGTCAGGCTGTTAAACCTGGTGGAGCTCCCCCTGCTGGAAGGGGTCCTTCAGTGCTGCCAgaccccttcctctcctcctcacttaaACATGCCGGCCCACAGTAAACCCGACCTGATCTACAGCAGCAACCACCTGGACAGACAGATCCTCAAGGCCTTCAGGGACTTTCA AGAAGACGCGTGGCTCTGTGCAGCTCTGGACTGTCTGGACTTCCTCCCTGATCAGCCAGTGGTGGagctgagcagagagctgcCTCACTGTTTCCTCCAAGATCAGGACCGCTGTGAGCAAGCACCAACTGGTAGCTGTTCACAGGATGGAG TCCAGCCTCTGAGCTCCGTGTCCACCCCAGTCAACAGCAGTGACGAGCGTCCTCGCCTCTCCCAGAGCGGTTTGGCCCAGGCTAAGCTGCTGCTGTACAGGACCCTGACGAAACACTACAGCCACACAGACAGGCCTCCGCTGCTGCCCCAGCACATGACTGACATCTACACAGCCATCACCGACCTGCTGG TGAAGGCTAAGTTGTGCACAGCTCTTGaggctctgcagctctctctgaaGCTGCTGCCTCCCGCCTGCAGAGATGAGCTGCGCAGGCTGCTTACATTCATGGCTCTGGCAGCTGACTCGCAAGGGATAAAACTGGACAAGGAG ATGGAGAACAGACTGGCAGTGAAGAGGTCTTTCTCAAGGGCAATCCTTCACAACAAGGCTCTTTCAAAGGACAAAGAGGACCTGCTGGTGGTCTTCATGCTCAGCAACATAAAGGAAATTTTCAAG ATACCGGGGGCTCTGCACAAAGGAGTGAGTGACAAGCTGGCCGGCCTGGTGCAGGGGAAGCAGCCCGACGTGACTG GCTCGACCTTCTGTCAGCAGCTCTCCAGCAGGACTTACACCCACTCTACAAAAAATACCACCAAGCAGGAACTGTGGGCGCTGCTGAATAGCATCCACCTGGACACCAAGATTTCTGCCAAGGAGAGGAAGCGCCTGCTCGGGCAGTTTTACCAAGCCCACCCAGAGATATTTAACCAGTACTTTGGTGAATCTGCTGTTAGTGTGCTGTAG